A stretch of DNA from Henriciella sp. AS95:
CATAGGCACCGCGGCATTCAGCCACGAACTCACGAACCTCTTCGGTTGTTGGAATGACGGTAACATCGCCGCTTCCGGTCACGATACGGATATCGCCCTGAGCGCTGGCGAGCATTACAGCAAATGGGTCATCCTCGGCGACCGTGATCGTCACGGGGTTGTCGCCGGCCGGGCCGTAGGATTTCGAACCGGACGACATATAGACCGAGATGGAATCGCCGACATCGTCAAACGCCATGAACCGGTGAAAGAGGACGCCGTTTTGTGCGTCTTCGCCTGTTTCCTTGCATCCGACCCCGGCAATCTGCTCTTCAGTGGCGCTCGTGAACACGAGTGAGTCGTTTCCATCGATACGGGTCGATGTCCATTCGCCTTCGATTCCCGAGCCGTCCGTCGACACGACGGCATACTCGTTGGAAGTAGGCGAAACGGTCGCGCCCGGCTCGCTGTCTTCCGGATATGGTGTTGGCATCCGGGCTTCGGGATCGATGCGTTCATTGCCGCAGGCGGCGAGCATGACCGGCAGCAGGGCCAGCAAAGCAAGTCTCATGGGGGCACTCCTTGATGTGTTTTCCGTGTCTGACTTAAGCCAAATCTATCAACACGCTCAAGGCCTATAAGTACAGGGGGTTGCTGAGACTGCAGTATTTGACGCGAATGCGACTGGCGACTCGCCGCTCATGCGGCTATGGAGCGGGCATGACGGACACATCTGCCATTCTTGAGCATCTGAAAGCTGAACAGACCGAAGCCGATGCGGCTGGTCACGGGATCAACGCCGAGGAGTGGGACCGCTTGGTCACCCGCCTCGGCCGTAAGCCGAACCTTGTGGAACTCGGCATCTATTCGGTGATGTGGTCCGAGCACTGCTCCTACAAATCCTCGCGCCGGCACCTGTCTAAATTCCCGACCAAGAATGCCCGCGTCATCCAGGGGCCGGGCGAGAATGCGGGCGTCATCGATATTGGTCATGGGCAGGCCGCCATCTTCAAGATGGAGTCGCACAACCACCCGTCCTACATCGAGCCCTATCAGGGCGCAGCGACCGGTGTTGGCGGCATTCTGCGTGACGTTTTCACCATGGGCGCGCGCCCGATTGCGCTGGTCAATGCGCTGCGCTTTGGCTCACCTGATCACCCGAAGACGCGCAGCCTCGTTGCCGGCGTCGTCGCTGGAATTGGCGGCTATGGCAATTGCGTCGGCGTGCCGACCGTTGCGGGCGAGACGCAGTTCGACGAGGGCTACAATGGCAACATCCTCGTCAATGCGATGGCGGTTGGCCTCGCCGATCAGGACAAGATTTTCTATGCCCGCGGCGCGACGCCCGGAAACCCGATCTTCTATGTCGGCTCCAAGACGGGCCGTGACGGCATCCACGGCGCGACCATGGCATCGGCTGAATTCTCTGAAGGCGATGAGGAAAAGCGCCCGACCGTGCAGGTCGGTGACCCGTTCACCGAAAAGCTGCTCATTGAAGCGTGTCTGGAGTTGATGGCCACCGACGCCATTCAGGCGATCCAGGACATGGGCGCGGCCGGCCTCACCTCGTCGTCCGTAGAGATGGCGGCGTCAGGCGGCGAGAATGGTGAAGGTATCGGTATCGAGATGGACCTCGACAAGGTGCCCCAGCGCGAGACCGGCATGACCGGCTATGAGATCATGCTGTCCGAGAGCCAGGAGCGCATGCTCATGGTGCTCTATCCAGACAAGATCGACGTCGCGAAGGCGATCTTCGACAAATATGACCTGTCAGCCGAAGTCATCGGCATGACGACCGATACTGGCAACATGGTGCTGAAGCAGTTCGGTGAGACAGTGTGCGATATCCCCGTCGCGCCGCTGGCCGAAGATGCGCCGAATTATGACCGGCCATGGACCGCGCCGGAACCGCGCGCGCCACTCGATATTTCGAAATATCCTGAGCCTGATGATTATGGCGCGGTGCTGTTGAAGCTTATGTCCTCGCCTGACATGGCCTCCAAGCGCTGGATCTGGGAACAGTATGACCGCCACGTGATGGGCGACACGGTCGACAGCTCGCAGTCCATGGGCGACGCGGCGATCGTCCGCATCCACGGCACGAACAAGGCGCTGGCGATCTGTTCCGATTGCAACCCGCATTACGTCGCCGCCGACCCGTATGAAGGCGGCAAGGCCGTAGTAGCGGAGGCTTATCGCAACCTCTCAGCCGTCGGCGCGACGCCGATCGCCATCACCGACAACCTCAATTTCGGCAATCCGGAAAAGCCCGCCACGATGGGCTACATCGTGAAAGCCATTGAAGGCATGGCCGAGGCCTGCCGCGCGCTCGATTTTCCCGTCGTCTCAGGCAATGTCAGCCTCTATAATGAGACCGATGGCGTTGCGATCCCGCCGACCCCGGTCGTTGGCGGTGTGGGGCTCATCGAGGATGTCTCGAAGATCGCAACGCTGAAAGGCGCGCAGCCGGGTGACGTGCTGATCCTGATCGGCGAGACGAAGGGCCATCTCGGTGCCTCGCTCTATGCGCGCGAATGGTTGGGCCTGAAGGGTGAGGACCTCGGCCCG
This window harbors:
- the purL gene encoding phosphoribosylformylglycinamidine synthase subunit PurL; this encodes MTDTSAILEHLKAEQTEADAAGHGINAEEWDRLVTRLGRKPNLVELGIYSVMWSEHCSYKSSRRHLSKFPTKNARVIQGPGENAGVIDIGHGQAAIFKMESHNHPSYIEPYQGAATGVGGILRDVFTMGARPIALVNALRFGSPDHPKTRSLVAGVVAGIGGYGNCVGVPTVAGETQFDEGYNGNILVNAMAVGLADQDKIFYARGATPGNPIFYVGSKTGRDGIHGATMASAEFSEGDEEKRPTVQVGDPFTEKLLIEACLELMATDAIQAIQDMGAAGLTSSSVEMAASGGENGEGIGIEMDLDKVPQRETGMTGYEIMLSESQERMLMVLYPDKIDVAKAIFDKYDLSAEVIGMTTDTGNMVLKQFGETVCDIPVAPLAEDAPNYDRPWTAPEPRAPLDISKYPEPDDYGAVLLKLMSSPDMASKRWIWEQYDRHVMGDTVDSSQSMGDAAIVRIHGTNKALAICSDCNPHYVAADPYEGGKAVVAEAYRNLSAVGATPIAITDNLNFGNPEKPATMGYIVKAIEGMAEACRALDFPVVSGNVSLYNETDGVAIPPTPVVGGVGLIEDVSKIATLKGAQPGDVLILIGETKGHLGASLYAREWLGLKGEDLGPPPPVDIGKAKTSGDFVRGLVQTGRIHGIHDVSEGGVFCAVAELALQSGQGVSLWTDVLEAPLKGHKQADVAALFAEDQGCFVLTLAAGDADAVLRAAAKAGVSAVKCGAVNAEVAELVLGEKEVHARIALATLREAHEGWLPRYMAGEG